AGGCGATAGCAGAACGAAATCAGAGCAGACCGACAGAATGGGCAGTTCTACTTCCCCACAGTTGAGGATCGGATGATCATCGCGACGAAGCTCCTGGCAGAAGAACGAAGGAACGCAACGCAGTAACGGGACGCACCGGAGCTGCTGGAGGAGAGCTCGTAGTCCCATCCCTGAATAGCAACGAACGTTTTTGGGGACACTCCCCTTCCGCATTCAGGACAAGCAGGGATCCCCTTAGTTCAAGTAGTCCCACCCCCTTGATAGTCAGAGAGAACCATTGACCCTAGCCAGGAGGCAACCTTGACAAATCCTGGATGGACAGGGTTAATCGCCTCAGATTCCTCAGTCACTCATGTCTCAAGATTACCCTTACCGCTTGAGTCAACACTTTCTGGATAGACTTTCAGGGAGAAATCTGTCTCTGGAATGGGTCATCGAAACGGTTGAAGCTCCTACCCTTGTAGAGCCGGATCCCCAGGATCCCACCTTGCGTCTGGCATTCCGAGCAATCCCTTCACTGGATGGCAGGGTTATGAGGGTTGTTTACAATTGGACTACGGATCCCTGGACATTGGTGACAGCTCATCTGGATCGCAGCAAGAGAGGCAAACTATGAGGCAATTCACCTATGACGCTGAGGTAGATGCCGCCTATATCCGCTTGACGGATGAGCGTATCGAAGAGACCGATACTCTAGAGTCTGGCTTTATTGTGGACTACGACCAATACAATCAGCCTGTGGGGATTGAGGTATTGGGAGTTAGTCGGCTGTTGCCCAATATCGCGCTGTTACCCCATCCAAAAGCAGCCCAACAACTGATTGAACTCTCAGGGATCCTCATCCCGCATTGAGCAGCTCCAGGATCTTCCCTGCAATTGCTAACCTCTGCATCCAAGACGCTTTACTGACATCCTCCCGATGCTGTTCGCGCCAGCGTGGGGTTCCTCCTTAGTCCAGCCAACTTGTCCAGTCGCGACAGCGGGACGTAGTCCTCACCCATTACTTGATCGACCTTGATCTACA
The sequence above is drawn from the Thermostichus vulcanus str. 'Rupite' genome and encodes:
- a CDS encoding DUF4258 domain-containing protein; protein product: MSQDYPYRLSQHFLDRLSGRNLSLEWVIETVEAPTLVEPDPQDPTLRLAFRAIPSLDGRVMRVVYNWTTDPWTLVTAHLDRSKRGKL
- a CDS encoding DUF2283 domain-containing protein, whose translation is MRQFTYDAEVDAAYIRLTDERIEETDTLESGFIVDYDQYNQPVGIEVLGVSRLLPNIALLPHPKAAQQLIELSGILIPH